In Oreochromis aureus strain Israel breed Guangdong linkage group 6, ZZ_aureus, whole genome shotgun sequence, the genomic window GATATACTcactcttttttgtcttttcattaCAAGAGAACATTTAGGAAAATATAATACAAAATTTAATACAAGAAATATAGACTACACTGGCTAAACTCACTTTCAGTGACGAGTAGATTCTTTTGTATGCAAGTATTTCTTTTTCGTTCGAgtcttttgtagttttttttttatttttttggttggGGTCAGACCCGTCTTGGTGGCCTGCccctttttgtgtctgtgtgtgtgtgttttttttttctttttctttttaaagtgccAAGCTCTAAAGGACTGCCAGAGACCGGGGCTAAGGATTATTAAACTGTCAGAGAGCGACAGAAGCGCCTCGTTCGTCAACAGTGACTAATGTGCATAAGTTACAGACGGGTTAGAGAACAAGGTTCACCTACATCGGTGTTCAGCCGTGCCCGAAGCTTCGGAAATAAGCGACAGATCAGCCGAGGGGATAAGATTATGAAAGTGATTAGTTTGCTAGGTTAGCTGAAAACGAGTGCCTCTAAAGTGAACAAATCACTACAAGCTTGCCCTCCCTCCCCTCCCGGGTGTTTACAGCTTTGACTtgtttattgatttaaaaaGGTTATTTAAAATACCACCGACTTCCGATGGAGAAGGCGACAAGAGCTGCAGAGAAACGCGAGATATGGGTAGATGGCGACGCGCTCACAGAGAAGCATCTGTTAGTGAATGAGATGCAGGTCCGTTAACGGTGAGCGACCAATCCCCatctagaaataaaaaaagacaaatagaaaaaaaaaagtctcccaTAAAACCTCATGGTCCGCCAGAATCGATTAAACACTCAGAGGAAGCACCCGCCTCGCGTATTTATTGCTACATCAATTAGCTACTGAGAAGGAAACACAAGATTTGAGTCAAATGTAAGGAGTAGCGTTTTAGTTGTGAGgaaactccttttttttctcattgtttGACATAGTAGTCCATCCACACCATAGGGTGGTATAGTGTAGTGGTCAGTAGTGTGGAGTAGTGGTTAGGCGACCCAACCAGAGGGGAGACACGAGGGTTTCTACAGTATCTGTACATCTATTTACATTCTTCCTGCTCTGCTGCAGCTCTCGAACCTTctcaggtggtctgtggacacaTTTTCAGCCCCGTGTGCAGAGTTGAGTCAGTAAGAAGTTTGGAAATTTAAGGGCTAGCTTAATTCACCATTTTGTGGAGAGTTTGATGCGGTGGATAGCCTTCTCGCATGTGCACAGTGACTGTGAAGTCACAGCTATCATAGTCGAGCTTTGTTTGTTCGATGCGCACAAAAGTGAAGCAGATGGTTGCCATACTGCGTGAGCTCGGGCGGTGGCAGCGGATTGAGCACATCCTGCCACCGCCTCCAAATGAGAAACTCTAAGATTTCGTCATTTTTCACCAATCAGATGTTTCAAGGAACGGACAGGATACCTCCTGCACAATCCTGTTGTGTAAAAGGGAAGAATCTGTATGATGAAAATGACTACTGAGGTTCCCAATGTTGCATATGCTGCGGAACAAACCGAACTGCTTCATCTGTTATATCACAAACTGTGTGTGCTATTATTGCCACCTAATAATAACTCTCTCCTTTTACTTTTCTTGAACCAATTAACAGGACAAAGCTGTGCACCTGACCACAGAACTCCCAGATTAAAAACTGCAAACTCTGCTCTGCGCTGTTTGGGCGTTAAAAGGGCAGGTGTTTAAGGAGGGGGCGGGGTCAGGCAGGATACAGTAAGGTGAGGTAGGGTCAGTGGTCAGAGAAGGAAGGAAAAGTCAGGAAGTCTTAAGTATGGACAGAACAGGCTCGGGGGTACCGCCATCGTGGTCTTGTGTGGTGTAGGTAGTGGGCGGCGTAGGCGAACACAAAAGGGGGAGATTGGGAGGGAGGGGGATGAGGCGAGGGAAGCGTGGATAGGTGAGGAAGCTGGTTGACAGATGGATGTCCGCCATGGGTCTAACAGTGGTGCGGCTGCAGTCTGTGGGAATGTGTGCCCGTGTAGCTGTTGTCACTGGAGCTGCTCTGGAGGCTGTACTGGTCCTCCTCCTCGCCGTCGCTGATGCTGTCCACGCTGTCTGCCTCGACGGGCGTGAACTCCATCCCCTCGATGTCCACCTCTGCACgcaagaagaaggaaaaaaatcagcaagGTTTCTTTTTTAGCGTCGCTCGAAACAGATcaagagagaagaaactgtTTATTTCCACACAACCAATACATGGGCATAATTATTAGGGAGCCCGCTGTGCCTGCGGATTAAACCTGGATTTAGGCAGCCATTACCTCCGCGCAAACAGCCAGATCTTTGTGCCTCAGCAGATAATCCCCATCCATTGACAAACAACTGAATGTGTGTTACCTCGTCCAGGATTACCAAATAGACCTCAACAGTTCAAACTAAGCCCCACAGAGACATCTGAGACACAAAGAACCGGCTCATGGAGAGCGTTTACAGTGCACTCTAATAATACGGCACGCAATCCATGTCTAAATGCAATCCAGAAAGGTGTGATTGGCTCTTTAAGGACAGCCTACCTTGCTCTGAGTCGGTGGAGATGGTGGAGCCCATGCTATCAGTGCGAATGCGCTCCACGGATCCGGACACGGAGAGCTGCTCCAGGCGGCGTTTGAGGTAGCGGTGCTCTCTCTGAAGCTGCTCCTTCACATTTAAAGCCTTCCTGTCCTGCTCTTCCAGCTTCTGCA contains:
- the mxd4 gene encoding max dimerization protein 4 encodes the protein MELNSLLILLEAAEYLERRDREAEHGYASVLPYSAEFSRKKTKASPISKKTQNNRSSHNELEKHRRAKLRLYLEQLKKLVPLGPDSTRHTTLSLLKRAKMHIKKLEEQDRKALNVKEQLQREHRYLKRRLEQLSVSGSVERIRTDSMGSTISTDSEQEVDIEGMEFTPVEADSVDSISDGEEEDQYSLQSSSSDNSYTGTHSHRLQPHHC